Proteins found in one Quercus robur chromosome 2, dhQueRobu3.1, whole genome shotgun sequence genomic segment:
- the LOC126715423 gene encoding stellacyanin-like codes for MASHMGLIGCLIVVVALLNGATTQVTAAVEYQVGDSLGWAVPPNTSYYSTWASSKTFFLGDILTFNVTNGTHSVAKVSEAEYNACTKVTSVLITIASVSFGYTLETAGTYYIICTISNHCEQGQKFSFKVESTGSPTESPPNSASSLTVGALFAVLTTTAISFLTYF; via the exons ATGGCTAGCCACATGGGTTTGATTGGGTGCTTGATTGTCGTGGTGGCTTTACTAAATGGTGCAACCACTCAAGTTACGGCCGCAGTTGAATATCAAGTCGGAGACAGCTTGGGCTGGGCTGTACCCCCAAATACTTCCTATTACTCTACTTGGGCTAGCTCAAAAACATTCTTCCTTGGCGACATATTAA CATTCAATGTGACAAACGGGACACACTCTGTGGCCAAGGTATCAGAGGCTGAATATAATGCCTGCACAAAAGTAACATCTGTTTTAATAACCATAGCTTCTGTCTCATTTGGATACACTCTTGAAACTGCCGGTACTTACTACATCATCTGCACTATTAGTAACCACTGTGAACAAGGTCAAAAGTTTTCTTTCAAGGTTGAATCCACTGGATCACCAACTGAATCGCCGCCCAACTCTGCTTCATCTCTAACAGTTGGTGCCTTATTTGCTGTGCTCACCACCACAGCCATCTCTTTCTTGACTTACTTCTAA